A stretch of DNA from Pseudonocardia hierapolitana:
CGCCAGCGCGATCGTCCACCACGACACGGCTCACGCGCCGCTCATGGCCGAGCGGCAGCGGGTGAGTGCCTTCGACCTGCTCGACGAGGGCATCGTGCACGTCGTGGTGCCGGAACGCCCCGCGGCCCACGACGACCCGCAGGCATTCGCGCACGCCATGATTGCGGCCTGCGTCGCGGCCATCCGGGATGCGACGCGGATCAGAGCGGACGGGCGGAAGAGGAGAGAGCCATGACCGGGAGCACCAGCGCCGTCCCCGCGGCGCTGCAGACCTTCATCGACGCCACCAACACCGGCGACTCCGACGCGTTCGTCGCCGCCTTCACCGACGATGCGGTCCTCGACGACTGGGGCAACGTGTTCCACGGCCGGGACGGCATCGCGTCGTGGAACCGCACCGACAACATCGGCAAGCAGTCGCACTTCGAACTGGTCTCGCTGGAGCCGACGGACGACCCCGACCGGGTGGTCGCCACGCTGCGGGTCACGGGCAACGGGTTCAACGGCACCGGGCCGATGACCTTCGAGTTCCGTGGCGACCGGATCGCCCGGCTGGTGATCAGCCCCACCGGCTGATCCAGTCGGGGCAA
This window harbors:
- a CDS encoding nuclear transport factor 2 family protein, which translates into the protein MTGSTSAVPAALQTFIDATNTGDSDAFVAAFTDDAVLDDWGNVFHGRDGIASWNRTDNIGKQSHFELVSLEPTDDPDRVVATLRVTGNGFNGTGPMTFEFRGDRIARLVISPTG